In Toxotes jaculatrix isolate fToxJac2 chromosome 12, fToxJac2.pri, whole genome shotgun sequence, the following are encoded in one genomic region:
- the LOC121190207 gene encoding microfibrillar-associated protein 3-like → MLSHQKHHLSHLLLTVLLLSGWTVEAAQNGSEVEAASSIVMTNNPSNRDIVVKEGSSTLIECNVTGHHNNIKWYNSKGPLLAEGAGGKWQIQEDGVLNISVVSFEDRGRYTCVASSGAGRTINYTITLRVAYTDSGLGLYYVIVCLVAFTITMILNVALLCMVSSHLKKMERAINEFFRTEGAEKLQKAFEVAKHIPIVTSAKTVELAKVTQFKTIEFARHIEELARSVPLPPLIMNCRTYTEDPLADSEEPVKTAMSGNRQAIGPPCSDGDGEEEEEDVCQALLSSERRGSDGGGVNIKVSVHTVSEKPASENKETEKSLHMLAPGSRASVSYESNM, encoded by the exons ATGCTATCACATCAGAAACACCACCTGTCACACCTGCTCCTCACAGTCCTTCTGCTCAGTGGCTGGACAGTGGAAGCAGCTCAGAACGGGTCAGAGGTGGAGGCTGCGTCCTCCATAGTGATGACCAACAACCCCTCCAACAGGGACATCGTGGTGAAGGAGGGATCCAGCACACTGATCGAGTGTAATGTAACTGGACACCACAATAACATAAAGTGGTACAACTCTAAAGGACCTCTGCTGGCTGAGGGCGCAG GTGGGAAGTGGCAGATTCAGGAGGACGGCGTCCTGAACATCAGTGTGGTCTCCTTTGAGGATCGTGGCCGCTACACCTGTGTCGCCTCCAGTGGTGCAGGTAGGACCATAAACTACACCATCACTCTGCGTGTCGCTTACACCGACAGCGGCCTGGGCCTGTACTATGTCATCGTCTGCCTGGTGGCCTTCACCATCACCATGATCCTCAACGTGGCGCTGCTCTGCATGGTCAGCAGCCACCtcaagaagatggagagagccATCAACGAGTTCTTCCGCACTGAGGGCgctgagaagctgcagaaggCCTTTGAGGTCGCCAAGCACATTCCCATCGTCACGTCGGCCAAGACAGTGGAGCTCGCCAAGGTCACGCAGTTCAAGACCATCGAGTTCGCCCGTCACATTGAGGAGCTGGCGCGGAGTGTTCCTCTGCCACCTCTCATCATGAACTGCCGGACGTACACGGAGGACCCTTTGGCTGACTCTGAAGAGCCAGTCAAGACGGCGATGTCTGGGAACCGACAGGCCATAGGCCCGCCCTGCTCTGAtggtgatggagaggaggaggaggaagacgtgTGCCAGGCGCTGCTGTCAAGTGAAAGGCGAGGGAGCGATGGAGGCGGTGTTAACATCAAAGTGTCAGTCCACACTGTTTCTGAGAAGCCTGCCAGTGAGAATAAGGAGACTGAGAAGAGCCTCCATATGCTCGCACCAGGCTCACGAGCAAGCGTGTCCTATGAGAGCAACATGTAG